In the genome of Planococcus donghaensis, the window AAGTACACCGTATTGAGCCCACTTTTCATGTTCTGCAAATTCGTTATAGAAGATATCTTCCGTGAAGACATTCCCAACACGCAAGTTTAATCCTTTTTCAAGACCCGCATTGTATGCTTTTAAAAGCAAATCGAAATCTGCTGTTGGTGCATAATCAATGCCATTGAAAATAACTTCATTCATTTTAGAGTTAGTTGAAGAACTTTGAGCTAAAATTACATCACGAACTTTAACGTCTTTATGGATTGAACCACATGTGCCTACACGGATTAATTTTTTTACATCATATTCTTGCATCAATTCTGTTACATAAATAGCAATCGATGGTACACCCATTCCAGTTCCTTGAACAGAAATACGTTTTCCTTTGTATGTTCCTGTGTAACCG includes:
- the deoD gene encoding purine-nucleoside phosphorylase, with protein sequence MSVHINAKKGDIAETILLPGDPLRAKYIAETFLEDVTLYNEVRNMFGYTGTYKGKRISVQGTGMGVPSIAIYVTELMQEYDVKKLIRVGTCGSIHKDVKVRDVILAQSSSTNSKMNEVIFNGIDYAPTADFDLLLKAYNAGLEKGLNLRVGNVFTEDIFYNEFAEHEKWAQYGVLALEMESAALYTLAAKFGRQALSILTVSDHLLTGEVTTAEERQTTFNDMIVVALDAAIQD